CCTCTCTTACCCCCTTATCCCTATAGTGATGGGGCCTCTGGGAGCAAAGGAGATTGGAAGAGATGAGCGAATTACATGGAAACCATGATATACAAACAGGTGGGCAGGTGGACAAGGTCCAAAAAGCTCACCTTCCCCGCACAGGTAACATTCATGCTCTGGTTTGCTCCTGCATAGAAGTTGATGACCTGGAGTGAGGAGAGTGGTGAGAGTTAGAAAAAGAAGTTGTCAAAGACACAACTTCCAGACATGGACCTCAGCCTCCAATGGCCCTATCTTCCTTGTTCTCTCAGCGACTCAAACATCCAAAAATCTCTCTAATGCCCATCAGGAAGCAACTGTCAGTAGATGGTGGCCCCAATTCCCTCCTCCATTCTCCCTAGGGACCAAGGTCATGGTTACCCGGTTCATCTTAATGAAGACACAGGGCTGCCCAGTGCTATAACCATAGTGGGTGGGGTCCCCGATGCCAGAGCAGTCACCCAGCTGGGTCCGGTTGAACTGGCAGGCACGTTTCGGGTAGTTGAGGACTCCGTTATCTGGCTGTTCGTAATAGCGCCCAGGGCGGCAGACATCATTCTTTTGGGCTTGGATGGAGTCGTTGTAAGctaaggaggtgggggagagagagcgtGGGCCTGATGTTCCACTTCTAGGGTCCCCAACCCCTGCCCAAGGTCCTGCACAGCCACATCTCCAGCCCCACACTCACGCTCCAAGAACTTGTTGAGCTTCTGAACATGCTGGTCCCAGCTTTCAGTGTCACTGACATTGACGACAACATCAAGGTTCTCAGTCTTGGGGCGAATCATCAAGCCTATAGCCAGACAAGGGCAGGAGTGCGGGCTGTATATACGATGTGGGGCCATGCACAGAGGGCAGAAGGCAGATATAGGGAACGCCAGGGTGCGGGATGGGATGAAGATCTAAGATCCTCTTCATGGGAGGAAGAGATCCCCGGGTCACATAGCTCTCAGCTGTGGGAAATGGGAAAGGAAAGCGGACTTCCCAGCACATGGTGATTGGGTCATCAGAACCACACCTCTGAGAATTCTGAGTTCTTCTCAGCCTTGGAGTTCctctgggaggctgaggggcaAAAGAGCAGTTAGAGTGGCTGGAAGTAGAGTCTCATCACTCACCTGGTGTGGCCAGTCGGTCCTGGTACTTGGGGGTATGGTCAGAGACCGTCTGCAGCATCACCCACATGGTGAGGGTGAACATGGCCGTGAGGAAGCCATAGAAGACGAAGTAGAAGAGGAGGATAAAGGCTAGGGAGGAGGAAACGGGGTCAGCAGGTTATCCTGCCACGACCTCACCTAtcccacacacccctttcccactCAGAGGCTCTGCTCTGGGACAGGTCACAGAGCCTCGGGGACATCTCAGGGCCTGCCCCGGGGGAGTGAGATGAGACAAGCTGGAAGCAGGCAGTTGTGCCTGGCGTCCAGCCATGACTCCCAGCCCCCTCCTGGTCCTGGGGCACAGCGAGGCCTGACCTTGCGGAGGCCGCAAGAGACCTGAACTCTCGTTGCTGAGACAACCCCAAGTATAGGCCACAACGATTTTGCTTCAAATTACATTCCCAACTTCTCAACCATTCGTGCCCCCCCCGAAAAAGCACATCTGTTACTGCTGTATCGGTACTCTTGCTTTAAGTTGTACAGCACACAACTTCTGAAGCTGGCACTGGCTACCGGTTCACCACCAAAACTCTCATCCCATCCTCAGAGTGTCGACCCTCACACTCAGATAGCAacatcttccctctctctctcctggcgCCCCACAGAAGCCAAATCTGAACACAGCTCCTTCCTAACTACAACATCTCTCAGAGACAGATGTCCAGAACTGTCAACagtcaccccacccccaactcacACACGAAACACTCAGGCGAATCCCCCGCCGCCTTCCCAGCTGAGAGCAGGTCTTTGGTGGGTTTGAGGTGGCTCTAGGTCGCTGCTCAGCTGAGTATGGGTACCTGCTGTTCCCACCACGGGGAGCCCCTAAtgacccagtggttctcaaccttcctgatgccgcgaccctttaacacagttcctcatgctgtggtgacccccaaccacaaaattattttcgttgctacctcataactgtaatgttgctactgttatggatcgtcatgtcaatatctgataggCTATCTGTGTTTTCTGATGGCCGCGACCCCACAGGTTGCAAAAGACACTTCCCCCAGGAAGCTTCCTCAGATTCTCCCAAGTACTCAGGGACTCTCCAATCCCAACGAGTGGACTTCAGGTCCCTCCGGGCAAGGACTGCGTTGGACCTACCTCAGGGGCCCCAGGTGGATGGGCTGCTGGGGACGTCCTTCGGCCAGTGTAGATGAAGTGTCAGTTGGGTCACACCCTGTACCCGCTGCTCAGATTCCCCAGTTTGTCCCTTTTGGAAGAATTCCACCCCTCACCTGCACCCATGCCCAGCACCGGACCCTCAACCAGACACAGCTCCCTCCACACCCCCTGAGTCCTGCCACCCCAACCCCAAGCCACACTAGGCCAAATGATGTACACATCTCACCACCAGACCAACTCTCCCTGCCCCTGCGACATCTGAGACAAGCATCCAGCCTCAAAAttctcacagtgaccctcctccccagcagcccccacccacAGAGCAGCCACAGATGGCTCCGAGTGCCCCACAGTGGGCCACAGACAACTTCCGCTGTGAAGGATCCCCCTCCTTCCAGCGCACATCCCCACCTCTCCAAG
The genomic region above belongs to Myotis daubentonii chromosome 16, mMyoDau2.1, whole genome shotgun sequence and contains:
- the ATP1B2 gene encoding sodium/potassium-transporting ATPase subunit beta-2 isoform X2, whose product is MFTLTMWVMLQTVSDHTPKYQDRLATPGLMIRPKTENLDVVVNVSDTESWDQHVQKLNKFLEPYNDSIQAQKNDVCRPGRYYEQPDNGVLNYPKRACQFNRTQLGDCSGIGDPTHYGYSTGQPCVFIKMNRVINFYAGANQSMNVTCAGKRDEDAENLGSFVMFPANGNIDLMYFPYYGKKFHVNYTQPLVAVKFLNVTPNVEVNVECRINAVNIATDDERDKFAGRVAFKLRINKT
- the ATP1B2 gene encoding sodium/potassium-transporting ATPase subunit beta-2 isoform X1 is translated as MVIQKEKKSCGQVVEEWKEFVWNPRTHQFMGRTGTSWAFILLFYFVFYGFLTAMFTLTMWVMLQTVSDHTPKYQDRLATPGLMIRPKTENLDVVVNVSDTESWDQHVQKLNKFLEPYNDSIQAQKNDVCRPGRYYEQPDNGVLNYPKRACQFNRTQLGDCSGIGDPTHYGYSTGQPCVFIKMNRVINFYAGANQSMNVTCAGKRDEDAENLGSFVMFPANGNIDLMYFPYYGKKFHVNYTQPLVAVKFLNVTPNVEVNVECRINAVNIATDDERDKFAGRVAFKLRINKT